The Leptospira bourretii genomic sequence TTTTCAAAACTTACCCGGACGGAAAATATTAAGATTTCACAATATAACTCCCGCTAGTTTTTATAAAAATACAACTACTCCTGAAATTCATTCAGCAATGGAAAAATTTGAATCTCTTTCGTATTTAGAAATCGCAAGTTTGTCCATCTTTTGTGATTCGATTTGGTGTGATTCCGAATTTAACTTCCAAACAATTTCAGGATATCAATTCAAAAATCCTTACATCATCCCTATTTGCAAATTATATGAAACGAATTCTAATTTAGATACAGGGATAAAAAACCATTCTTTGGTTTTTGTAGGACGTTATTCTCCACAAAAAAAATGGGAAGACCTGATCGAACTTTTTTCATATTGGGTCGAGGAATTTCCAGATGCCCAGTGTTTGTGTTTGGGTTCTGTGATTGGTGCTTTTGATGGATACTTTGATAAGCTAACAAATATTGTGCGAATTAAAAAATTAGAAGGAAAAGTTCTTTTTTTAACAGGCAAGTCTGACCTAGAAGTAATCTCAATCCTCAAGGAATCAGCTGCTTTTGTTTCGATGAGCGAACATGAAGGTTTTTGTTTGCCAATTTTAGAAGCCTTTGGTTGCGGAATCCCAGTTTTTGCTTATTCAGCTGGCGCTATTCCGGGGACAATGAAAGGTGCTGGTTTTCTTTTTCAAACGAAAGATTACCATTCTCTTCTGCTAAAACTAAAAGAGAATTTATACCAAACAGACAAATTACATTCTTTGATTGAAAATCAATACAAAACATTGAAATTTTATAACCAATTTCCATTCCAAGAAGTGATTGATAACATTCTTAAATCAGGTATCCAATGAATATACATCAATTTTCCGCAGGATTCCAGTTAGGTGATGCAATTTCCCAGGAAATGTTGGAGATCAAACGATTACTATCCAAAGAAGGATATAATGGAAAAATATTTGCTGAAAACGTATTTTCACATGATCGAAAATATGCAGAAAAACTAACCAAAGCGAACATCAAACCAGATGATGCTCTGGTATACCACCATTCCATTCATAGTGAAGCTTTAGAATTTATCTTAAAATTCCCAAACCGAAAAATTCTGATTTATCACAATGTAACTCCTGAAGATTTTTTTACAGGTTATGATCTTAAATTTTCTTATTTGCTACGCAAAGGTAGAGAGGATTTAGAAATGATTCGTGATATCTTTCATCATTCATTTGCCGTATCAAACTTTAACTTGTTAGAACTCCAAGAACTTGGATTTAAAAATGCAAGATTACTTCCTCTGCACTTGAACTTTCAAAAATGGAAAGATGTTCCTAGAGATCTTAAATTAAAAACATTTGCCTACCCTTCCTTTTTATTCGTAGGCCGCATTGCTCCAAACAAAAGACAGGATGATTTGATTCGGTTTGCAAGAACTTGGAAATCAAAAATGGGAAATCAGTTTTCTATGCGAATGTTAGGTTTTTGTAATCCAAACCAACAATCTTATTTAGATGAATTGAATTTTATGATTCACCATTTGGATCTTTCTGAAGAAGTAAAAATTATCTCTTATGTAGATGAAACTATGTTAAAGAAAATCTACTCTGAAAGTAATATGTTTTTGTCTATGAGCGAACACGAAGGATTTTGTGTCCCACTAATGGAAGCAATGTATTTCCATTTACCAGTGGTTGCCTTTGCAGCAGGAGCAATTCCTGAAACATTAGATCATTCAGGAATTCTTTTTGATTCTAAAGATTTTGATTCACTAGTTCCTTTAGTTGATTCTGTGTTCCAAAATTCGGAATTCCGAAATTCAATCATTGGTGCTCAAAATATTAGATTGGATGATTATTTACAATCTACAAGTATTCTCCCCATTCTCGAAGTTGTGAGAAACTAAAAGTGGCAAAAATTTTAATCATCACTGCACGATTTTTGGAACAAGCTTCGGGGGGAGCCGAAAAATTAGCTTACGATTATGCATCCATTTTATCTGAATTTAATGATGTAACAGTTTGTACATCTTCTGCTAAAGATTATGTAAGTTGGAAAAACGAATTTCCCAAAGGGGATCAAATTGAAAATTCGATTCGTGTGAAACGTTTTCCTGTCACACAAACACGAAACATAAAAAAAATGAACCATCTATTAAACCAATGTTTAGAAAAAGGTGATTCTGTTTCAGAAAAAGAACAATGGGAATTTCTAAAAGAACAAGGACCTTATTGCCCAGACTTAGTCAAATATGTAGCCAAAGAACAAAAATCATATGACCTAGCCATTTTAATAGGATACCTTTATTATCCGGTTGTGGCAAGTATTCCTAATTTAGAAATACCTTTTGTCATTGTTCCTACCTTCCATGATGAACCTCCATTCCGCCTTCCTATCTATCGAAAAACATATTCAAATCATTATTTTTATAGTTTTAATGCACCAGAAGAATTGTCAGTTTACGAAAGTTATTCAAAACAAAAACTTAGTTCTTATTTTTTGATTGGAACGTATCTTGTTGATCGTTTTGAAAAACAAAAATCAAAAATTTCTAATTCTACTCAATTGATTACCATCGGTCGTATTGAACCGGCAAAAGGATATCCTGACCTTTTTCATTATTTTGAAAATTGGAAACTTTATTCCAACAGAACAGATGTAAGTATAAAATGTTTAGGTTCCATCTCCTCTTTGGAAATACCAAAAGACCCTTTGATCACATTTACAGGATTCGTAAGTGAAGAGGAAAAAATTTCTGAAATTCAAAAATCCTTTCTTTTATTAAATCCATCTGCTTTTGAGAGTTTTTCGATATCCATAATGGAGGCTTGGATTCAGGAAAAACCTGTTTTGGTCAACGCCAACTCATCTGTAATGCGAGGACATTGTTTAAGAAGTCAAGGTGGGTTGTATTATTCGGATTCTCTTTCATTCCAACGAACCTTGGATTTTCTTTTGGAAAACCGTGACTTGGCCTACAGATTGGGCAGGAATGGAAGAGAATATGTTTTGAAAAATTTTACCCAAGATGTGATTCGTATCAAACTAAACCAGATGGTTAGTATACTACTCGGTTGATCTGCCCTTCAAATTCAGCTAACAAATATTCATGCACAAGACCGTTCGAAGCAAGTAAACTTGGAATCAAAATTGAAAAATCATTTCCATCCATAGAAGTAATTTTTCCATTTGCTTCTAAGACAATTAATCCTGCAGCTGCCATATCCCAAGGTTTTAATCCAAGTTCATAATAACCTTCAAATTTCCCTTCAGCTAACCAGCATAAATCGAGAGTGGCCGCACCAGTTCTACGGATTCCACGAGATTTTTGCAAAATGGATTTATAGTATTGCATAAGTGTATCTAAAGACAAGTTCCTATCGTAAGGAAATCCTGTTACAAAAAGAGAGTCTTTCAAAGAACCTGTTTTGGATACTTGGATTGGAGTTTTTTCTCTGAAAGCTCCTTGTCCTTTGATTGCATGGTAATAGGTATTTAGTTCAGGAAAAAAAACCATTCCAATGACGGGAGTCATTGATTCTGTTTCCACAACTCCAACAGATATTCCATACAATGGCAAACCATGAGTGTAATTTGTGGTTCCGTCCAATGGATCCACAACCCATGTATAACCAGATTTACCATCAATCTTTCCACGTTCTTCCGATAAAATTCCATCCAGAGGAAAGTTTTTTTGAATTTCATCCAGAATCATAGACTCGGCTTTTAAATCTGCTTCTGTGACGAGATTGTACAGACCCTTTTCATCAACCTTCAGTCCAGACTCTTTGTGTTTTTGGACCAAAAAATCGGCAACTTCTGGAAGGAAGTTTAAAAAATGATAAGATCTATCAAGTAATTCAGATTGCATCAATACCCACCAAATTCGATGTTTTTCTTCATTGCGGTGATCTCAACATCTAAATTTAGGGTCTCATCTGCCTTCAGTTTATTTCTTACTTGCTCCGTCGTTTTGATGACTTCGCTTAGTAGAGAACTTAATTCAGTTTTTCGTTTTTCTGATTCTGGTGAATTAACTTCTGAACTCAATTGATTGTATTGGTTTAAAATTTTGAAAACGGTTTCAGGAAAGTAATTCAAAAATTGTTTGGCTTTTCGAAAGGAAAGTGGATCTTCCGCAAGTTTTACACGCAAATCAGAAAGAGAATGTAAATATTCATTACATAGTCCTTGTAGATTAAGATCCTTAAGTAACTTGGACTCCTTTTCCGTTGTGATTCGAAATCCATCCAACTTTTCCATTTGTGATTTGTAATCGCTAAACTCTACTTTATCTTCAAATTTTTTCTTAAGTTCATTCCAGTTTTCTTTTGTTTGGTTGGATGAAAAAAGAAATGGAAAAAAACTAAATGGATAATGGTGCGCTTTCCCAATGGTGGTCCGATAAATGGCAATTCCTAAAAAAACAACATGAATGAAAGCCATCAAGACGTATGAAAACACAAGCAACACTCGATCATTGCTAAACTTTGTACCAAATCCAAAAAAACCAAGAGACAACAATGCTTGCAAATAAATTGCTTCTAACGATTGCTTTGCGGAATAAGAAGACTTATTTCTAGAAAGCCAAAGAACAAAAGGATAAACCATTGCACCAAGTGATGAGATAAAAAAAGGAAAAGGCAATAAAGCCATAGGATAAGTTAAAATTGTTGAAAGATGGGCACGTCTGGCCCATTTCCTTTCTTCTTGATTTTGTTCCAATTGTACTTCTGACATTCTATTTTGATTCCAACAGTTTTTGTTTGATTTCAGACTCAATTTTGATCATTTCTTGTTCTGCAGATTTTCGTTTTTGGCGTCCATCTTCTTGAATTTTTAAAGTTTCTGTAATGGTTTCGATTAACTTTTGATTCACTGATTTTAATGTATCAATTTCAATGATTCCTTTTTCCGACTCTCTCGCAATTTCTACCGTTCCCGACTTCAACATTTCAGCATTTTTTTGGATTAAATCGTTTGTTGTTTTGGAAACTTCTTTTTGTGCTTCCAAAGCTTTCCTTTGGCGTAACAAACCCAATGCGATCACGATTTGATTTTTCCAAAGAGGGATAGTATTTAAAATTGAACTTTGAATTTTTTCAACAAGGACTTGGTTCCCATTCTGAATGAGTCGAATCTGAGGTCCTGTTTGTAACGAAAGGATTCGAGTGAGTTTGAGATCATGGATTTTTTTCTCAAATCGGTCCACCATTTGTACCATATCTTGGTACTGCTGCGAAGCTAAAGTGTCTCCTTGGGCTTTTGCCTTTTCTAACATTTCGGGAAGGATTTTGTCTCGTAGTTCTTTTACCTTTTGGTCACCAGCAGCAATGTACACTTGGATTTCTTTAAAATATTCCAAATTTTTCTCATATAACGCCTGCAATAATGTTATGTCCTTTGTTAGGTTCGTGCGTGCAGTGTGTAACTCATCCACTATTTTTTCAATTTGGGACTGTAGATCTTCAAATTTTGCCAAAAACTTTCTGGAAGCATCAAAAAGACCACCTATGAGTGGAATCTTCGATAATGTCCCACCCTGACCTGCAAAACTATCCAAATTTAAATCTTTGATTTTGAATAATAAATTGTTTAATAGTTCGCCGGCATAACCCGAATCTTTGGTCTTAATTTCAGATAAAACCTTATCCGCAAATTCAGAAACCTTCGCCTGAGCCGGGGCTCCGTAGGAAACTACATCGTTTGGACTATTGAGTTTGATTTGTCCAGTCAGCTCCTCCACCTTTTGTAAATCTTCCTTTGTCAGTTGGAGTTCCGGGTCATTCGTTTTCAGTTCCAAAGAGTCCATTGAGTTTCTGTCCTTTATCGTTTCTCATAAAGATAGGATCGTTTTTTGAATATGAATCAAGCAGAAAACACGAAGGTGCGAAAACATGAACTAGTAAATTTATTTCTCTGAAAATTTGAGCCAAAACCGAGGTTTGGTGACAATTTGATTGCATGGATTGTTATAACTGTTACATTCCTGCGAGAAAAAAATATGCTAAATAAAGATTTGAAATTACCTGCCCTCCTCCCACAAGTTCTGACTGTTGATGTGACAACACTTGACAACCGTTTGATTGACCAATCCGAAGTACGAACATTATTGTTGCGACTCCGTTATCGAAATTACCATCATTACTTAATCATTAAGTTTTTGGTATGTACTGGCCTTTCACTCCCCGAGCTCATCCATCTTAAAATATCTGACTTCAATGCCGAACGCACCATCTTTAAATTAAAGAACGGTGGTCGTTTGCAAAGAAGAAAGATCTTCCTTGAACCTAATTTGGCTTTGGAACTTTATCGTTACTCGTCTGAATTTTCTCCTACAGATTATCTATTCCCTGGCCGTTATGGAAAGTTACGCACGAGAACAGTTCAGAAAATTCTTAAGAATGCAAGTAACCTCATTTCACGAGAAATCCACATACCCTTCCTTCGTGATGTGATCGCATTAGATCTTTTCAAAAAAGGTTTTCCTGTTTGGGAAATCCAAGAGTTTTTGGGACATAGAACCACTCGATCCACCAAGCAAAGAATATTATTGCACATTCCGGTCGAAGAACGAACAGATCCGCGACTTTTTAACCGAAACAAAAACCAAGCAGCGTAAAAATTTCTTGAACCTTTGGTGTTTTCAGAGATTCTAGTCACCAAGTAGGCTCGCCTTGGAAATAAAGACCAAAAAAATCGGAAAGCACACACTCGTTCACCTTAACGGTCGTTTGGACATTACCCATTCGGATGAAGTGGAGGCCAAATTGGCCGACGACGTGCAAAACGGCGAGGGAGATATTATCATCAACCTAGAGCTTATCTCCTATATCTCTTCTTCTGGAATTCGTATCTTTGTTGGGATGGTTCGAGAATTGGACAAACAAGGAAGAAAGTTAAAACTCTGTTGCATCACACCTCCTGTCAAAAAGGTATTCGATGTAGTAGAGCTTCTGGACTTGTTCGAAGTTTTTGAAACGGAACAAGAAGCCGTTAATTCCCTTTCTAAATAAAATCCACGTGGCTTACGCCTCGTTTTTCATTATCTCCGCACTTTTTTTCTTCCAGGTTTGGATCAACCTGGATATCTTCCCGGTTGTTTGGCCTGATGAAGTTTTGTTTTTTTCACCTTCCCTCTCATTTGCAACCGAAGGACATCTACAGACCAATGTTTTAAATGGACTAATCCCCGGTATGGAATCCAAAACTTTATGGATGCCTCCCTTATATTTTCTTTTCTCTGGCCTCACACTCACTGTTTTTCCTGACTCACTCACAACAGTTCGCATTGCAAATGCCTTCATCGTTTATCTTACTGGTTTAGGTTTTTATATTCTTTTGCGAAGACAATCCGTCTCGGAGTTTGCAAGCCAAATTGCTTTGGCCAGTTTGTTGTGGGAACCTTTACTTTTCCGTTTTGGAACAGCAGCAAGAATGGAAGGTCTTACTGCATTTTTCTTTATCCTGAGTCTACTTTTTGCAACTAACAAAAGATTTACGAATTTATGGTCTCCCTTGTTCGCTGGAATTGCACTTTCCTTATCTTCATTATCACATCCAATCGGTGCATCCTTTGGATTAGTAACTTTATTTTTGGTATGGAGGAACTTTGGAATCAGATCTTTTCCTTGGTTCATTCTCGGAGGAATCCTCCCTATCCTATGTTGGTTGTATTACATTCATCCCAATTGGGATTGGTTTGAAATCCAATTTGGAGCTCAACTCACACGCAAAAGAAATTTACTGCAAACATTCACCCTGATTGACAAACTAAAAGTTTTTTCTTTTGGATTTGGATTTTCCAAAGTCCGTTTGTTTGTAATCGCAATTCAACTTACATCTTTAGTCTTTGTAGCCTATCGATCACTCAAAGAATTCAAAACACTGAATCAAAAGTGGATTGTATTTTGGATTTGGATTTTTTCAGTTCTTTTGTCTTTATATACTTCATCAGAAGGATGGTATGTTTTTCATATTTTGTTCCCACTCGCATTTGGGATGGCTTTGTTATGCGACACAAAAGGATTTTATTCAAAGATTGCTTTTTTCGGAATCATATTATCTCTTTCCAGCTTACTTTATACAAATCACATCCATTGGTTTCGAACTGAATCCAAACAAATTCTTGAATCCCACTTCCAACATTTGGAAATGAGTTTAAAAAATTCTAAATTTGTTTATTTGCAAGCACTTCCCGATCCGTATTTTGACTTACGAAAAAAAAGACCCGATTTGAATATTTTGGAATTTATTCCAGGAGAACTAGACATTCCTTCCGAGGCGTACATCAAAACCATCCAATCCAGAGATAGTTTTGTATTTTATGATGACCAACTCATCAACCATGTGATCAAAGATATTTTAAAAAAATCCGCATGGAATCGAGAGGAATGGGAAATTCCTGTTCCAAGTAATCATTGGTTACACTATAAAACCATTGTGTACACAAAAAAATGAATGAGCGGTTTTTATTCAGAACTGTATTGGTTCCAATCTTCAGTTTTCTTTTTTGTATCGGTTGTTACCATTCTAATCATCCAACAAATCATTATTTATCTCTTTTAGGAGGACTATCTTTGGAGAAACGCATAACAATTGTTGGAGACTCTCTAGGGCAGTGGTCTGATGGTTTTGGATTAAGAACAAAACTACCGCAAGAGTTCAAAATCACCGATATTTCAGTTGCTGGTTACACAACAGAAGACTGGTTACAAAATCGAAACAGAATGACTGAAATTCCAACTGATCTTTGGATCATAGAATTGGGAACCAACGATGCAATGGTCTATGGAACTAGTGGTTTTGAATCGAGAACCTTAGAATTGATTTCTATTTTGCAATCCTCACCAATTACAAAGATCCTTTTGACAACCATTCCGTTAACCAATATGACTTCTATTCGGGAAATCATTCGTTCAAACAACCAAATCCTTCGACAACTGAAAGTTACAAAACCAAATGTCGATTTTGTAGAAATCGAATTGTTATTTGAATCGAATTCTGCAGAAATCCCATTGTATCCGATTTCTGATCCCATTCACCCCAATCAATTGGGGTATGAACTCATGGGAGAAGCATACCGCAAAAAAATATTAGGAATTTAAATCTGCGAGGATTTTGAGACCCTTTAGAGTCATCATTGGATCAATTTCATCAAACACTTGGTTATGCGAAGCATGTATTGTGGTAACAAGACCACCAGTTCCAACTACCACATAATCACCAGGATGTTCTTCTTTAATCGCTCTTACAATTTCTTTCAATAGTCCAATCCAACCAAAGAAAAATCCAGCCTGAATAGATTCTACGGTAGATTCACCTAATACGCGTTTGGGAGATCCAAAAACGATAGGAGGAAGTTGGGCCGTGTTACGCGTTAATGCGTCCATAGAAATTTTTAAACCGGGAGCAATAACTCCACCAACATATTCTGGTTTTTCGCTAATGACACAAAAGGTAGTAGCAGTTCCCAAATCCACGAGGATTGCTTTTTTTCCGGGATAGGTTTTGGCACAATATGCTGCGTTTACCAATCGGTCAGCACCAATTTCAAAGGGGCGCGGATAACTAATGCCAAAGTTAAGTTTCATTTGGTAATGAACACGTAGTGGATTTACATTAAACCAATCCTCTAACATTCGTTCTACGATTGGATTCAAAGAAGGAACTACACTAGAATAAATAGCCATTTTCACTCGATCAGCTTTTACATTCTCTTGTGTTAAAAATCCCTTCAAAAAAAGGCCAAGTTCATCGGAAGTTCGATCCCTTCGAGTTACCGTTCTCTTATGAAAATCAGGAGTGTCCTCACCTTCACGAAAAACTCCAAATACAGTGTTTGTATTTCCTACATCGATTACTAATAATAATGGTGATTCTGACATTTATATAATCCGAAAATTTGGTGAAGTGTCCATAAGTTCAATCTTTTCGCCGGTTTCCGTCATAATGAGAAGGAATCCTAATTCATCAATTCCCAAAACACGGCCACGAACCATTCTGGATTGCCATTCGGTTTCAATGACTTTGTGTTTTAATAAGGAATGATCTTCGATCCAAACCAAATCCTTTAAAATTTGTCCTTGGTCGAGTAAGGAAATCACTGCTTGATTGATGTCTACAATCAACTGATTGACAAATCTTTCTAAAATACCTTCCCCCAATGGTTCGTCACATAAAAAAGTAGCCTTCTCTTTCAAAGTTTCAGGAATACTCCTTCCAAAAAAATTGAGTCCAATTCCAATCACCACTTCAAAAATTCCATTTGTGAATTCGGATTGAACTAAAATTCCTGCTACTTTTTTATCTCCGCGATAGATATCGTTAGGCCACTTGACGGTTGTATCTTGTTCTCGTTCTGGAAAAAAATGATAGGTAGTTTTTAAAACAGCAGAGGATATGAATATGGATAACAAAGGAAGAGAAATTTCCGCAGCAGAAATTCTAATTTTCCCGGAAAATATCAAAGGATCTTCACCTAACGATTGCCAAACATTCTGTCCGCGGCCTTTCCCCGCAGTTTGTTCTTCAGCAATCACCCATGAACCAAAAGGAATTTTTTCATCACGAATCCACTCGTTGGTGGAAGTGACGGTAGGAAGCCTATGACCCAATTCTGATTTTAACAATCTATATTCCATGCGTCTATTTCTCTTTCGATTCGGATTGACGAAAGTAAAAAATCTATTAGATTGAAAGTATGAAACTATCTGGAAATACAGTACTTGTCACTGGTTGTGGTATGGGAATCGGAGCCTTAACAGCAGAACGATTGGCCAAAGAAGGAAATGATATTATAGGTGTAGATATCAAACTACCAATCCTAAAAGAAATCCAAACCAAAGTGGAATCACTTGGTAGAAAATTTTATGGCTTTGCTTGCGACCTTTCCAAAGAATCAGAGATAGAATCTCTAATCAAACAAATCCAAAAGAAAAAACTGACCTTCCAAATTTTAGTCAATAATGCCGGAATCGCTCCCAGCGGATATTACGAAGGAAAGGATTTTTCCGTTTGGAGTAAGGCAATTCAAATCAATGTGGCCGGACCCATGAAGTTGGTTTATCTTTCTCTTCCTATCCTGCGAGAACAAAAGGAAGCGACAATTATCAATTTGGCAAGTATAGCCGGAAAATTTGGTACGGAAGGAACTGTAACCTATTCAGCAACGAAACATGCAATGGTTGGTTTTTCCCAAGCTTTAAAAATGGAGCTTTATGATACCCAAATCGGTGTTAGCTGGATTTGTCCAACAATGGTCAATACCAGAATGATCGACGGAGTCAAACCTTCTCTTTTCACCCCAGTGATTGAACCTTTTCAGGTTGCAGATGCCATTGTCAAAGCGATCCAAAAAAATCCTGGTGAAGTTTTGGTTCCTTCTTATTTGCGGGCCTCCATTGTCATCCTACCCGCCTTATTTCCCAAATTTTCCCTCTGGTTGGCGGTCAAAACAAAAGCATCAAAAGGTTGGCTATTAGCAAACAAGGGACTTGAGAAAAATATTCCTGTTTAGAGGATAGGTTTTATGCATATTTCTCAGATCCTCGGTAAAAAACAAACAACCATCAGCTTCGAATTTTTTCCCCCAAAGAATGCGGAAGCTTCCGAGGATTTGTTCCGAAACATCCAAGAATTGTCCCAAATGAACCCAGCATATGTAAGTGTCACTTATGGAGCTGGGGGATCGACAAGAGATCTGACTCATGACCTTGTGGTCAAACTACAGGAAGAAACTGGACTAACGATTGTTAGTCATCTTACTTGTGTTGGTTCAACAAAAGATGAAATTCGAGAAATTCTGAAACGATATCAAAAAAGTGGAATCCATAACATCATGGCACTACGTGGTGATCCACCAAAGGGCCAAACGGAATTTCACAAAACGGAAAATGGATTTGAATTTGCTGGTGAATTGGTTGGGTTTATCAAAAAAGAATTTCCAGAGATGGGAGTTGGAGTTGCTGGTTTTCCAGAAGGCCATCCCTCTACGCCCAATCGTTTAAAAGAAATCGAATATTTGAAATGGAAAGTGGACCAAGGTGTAGATTATATTTGTACCCAGTTATTTTTTAATAATAACGATTTTTATGATTTTGTAGAACGTTGTGAAATTGCCGGAATCAAAGTTCCTATCATCGCTGGGATTATGCCTATCACTTCTCGAAAAGGAATGGCTCGAATGGCAGAATTGTCACTTGGAACCAACTTCCCTGCTAAATTATTAAAATCTCTTTCTCGTGCAGAAGATGATGTGTATGCAGAAAATGTTGGCATTCATTGGGCCACTGAACAAGTACGGGATTTATTGGATCACAAAATTGCTGGCATCCATATGTATACGCTTAACAAGTCCAAGGCGACAAGAAGAATTTACGAATCACTCGGGATTAGAAATTTCGACAGCATTGGTTGAAGACGTCGGAGTCGGTGAGATACTTATCCACCGACTATCTTTCCAAATTCCATCCAACACCAAATTCCCTTTTGCATTTACGATCCTCGATTGACCTTGTAGTTCGTTATTCTCCCAATTTCCTTCTAACAGTAAACCATCAGAGAAAAGATATTTGCCGAATCCATGTCGTTTGCCTTTTTTATAGGTACCAATAAATTTGTCACCATTCGCATAACGATAAATACCTTTTCCTTCTTTATAACCAAACTGGTATTCACCTTCAAAAATATCTCCATTAGAATATTGATAAATTCCTGAACCATGTTTGATATCTTCAAAGAATTCACCTTCAAAACGATCGCCGTTTTCATATTGAACCAGAAATTTTCCATTCCTGCAATTTTCCCCTTCGCAGATTTTTTGGTTCGACTTGCAGAGGCAGAAAAGGGATAAAAATAATAATAATAAATATTTGGGACGCATGAATGGCTGGGAGATGGATTTTTTTCCGTCAATTAGTAAGTATAAGTCTCAAGTAAAAACTAGTTCGGAATTAAGGCAATACATATGTCACAAAAAAAAGCACTGATCGTAGACGATAGTACTGTTACTCGTTTAATGATCAGAAAGATTATTTTAGACAAATACCCAGAATGGGAGATTTTGGAGGCAAGTTCTGCAGACGATGCCAAGACTTTGTTGTCCGAAAACCAAGACATCGACTTTTTCACGTTGGATCAAAACATGCCTGGGATCTTGTCCGGTTTGGATTTAGCTGAAGAACT encodes the following:
- a CDS encoding MORN repeat-containing protein, which translates into the protein MRPKYLLLLFLSLFCLCKSNQKICEGENCRNGKFLVQYENGDRFEGEFFEDIKHGSGIYQYSNGDIFEGEYQFGYKEGKGIYRYANGDKFIGTYKKGKRHGFGKYLFSDGLLLEGNWENNELQGQSRIVNAKGNLVLDGIWKDSRWISISPTPTSSTNAVEISNPE
- a CDS encoding response regulator transcription factor; translation: MSQKKALIVDDSTVTRLMIRKIILDKYPEWEILEASSADDAKTLLSENQDIDFFTLDQNMPGILSGLDLAEELKKNYNDTKIILITANIQDAIRNRAKSIGIEFVEKPVTAEKIIPHLD
- a CDS encoding SGNH/GDSL hydrolase family protein, giving the protein MEKRITIVGDSLGQWSDGFGLRTKLPQEFKITDISVAGYTTEDWLQNRNRMTEIPTDLWIIELGTNDAMVYGTSGFESRTLELISILQSSPITKILLTTIPLTNMTSIREIIRSNNQILRQLKVTKPNVDFVEIELLFESNSAEIPLYPISDPIHPNQLGYELMGEAYRKKILGI
- a CDS encoding type III pantothenate kinase; translated protein: MSESPLLLVIDVGNTNTVFGVFREGEDTPDFHKRTVTRRDRTSDELGLFLKGFLTQENVKADRVKMAIYSSVVPSLNPIVERMLEDWFNVNPLRVHYQMKLNFGISYPRPFEIGADRLVNAAYCAKTYPGKKAILVDLGTATTFCVISEKPEYVGGVIAPGLKISMDALTRNTAQLPPIVFGSPKRVLGESTVESIQAGFFFGWIGLLKEIVRAIKEEHPGDYVVVGTGGLVTTIHASHNQVFDEIDPMMTLKGLKILADLNS
- a CDS encoding SDR family NAD(P)-dependent oxidoreductase; its protein translation is MKLSGNTVLVTGCGMGIGALTAERLAKEGNDIIGVDIKLPILKEIQTKVESLGRKFYGFACDLSKESEIESLIKQIQKKKLTFQILVNNAGIAPSGYYEGKDFSVWSKAIQINVAGPMKLVYLSLPILREQKEATIINLASIAGKFGTEGTVTYSATKHAMVGFSQALKMELYDTQIGVSWICPTMVNTRMIDGVKPSLFTPVIEPFQVADAIVKAIQKNPGEVLVPSYLRASIVILPALFPKFSLWLAVKTKASKGWLLANKGLEKNIPV
- a CDS encoding biotin--[acetyl-CoA-carboxylase] ligase; its protein translation is MEYRLLKSELGHRLPTVTSTNEWIRDEKIPFGSWVIAEEQTAGKGRGQNVWQSLGEDPLIFSGKIRISAAEISLPLLSIFISSAVLKTTYHFFPEREQDTTVKWPNDIYRGDKKVAGILVQSEFTNGIFEVVIGIGLNFFGRSIPETLKEKATFLCDEPLGEGILERFVNQLIVDINQAVISLLDQGQILKDLVWIEDHSLLKHKVIETEWQSRMVRGRVLGIDELGFLLIMTETGEKIELMDTSPNFRII
- the metF gene encoding methylenetetrahydrofolate reductase [NAD(P)H], with protein sequence MHISQILGKKQTTISFEFFPPKNAEASEDLFRNIQELSQMNPAYVSVTYGAGGSTRDLTHDLVVKLQEETGLTIVSHLTCVGSTKDEIREILKRYQKSGIHNIMALRGDPPKGQTEFHKTENGFEFAGELVGFIKKEFPEMGVGVAGFPEGHPSTPNRLKEIEYLKWKVDQGVDYICTQLFFNNNDFYDFVERCEIAGIKVPIIAGIMPITSRKGMARMAELSLGTNFPAKLLKSLSRAEDDVYAENVGIHWATEQVRDLLDHKIAGIHMYTLNKSKATRRIYESLGIRNFDSIG
- a CDS encoding dolichyl-phosphate-mannose--protein mannosyltransferase, with translation MAYASFFIISALFFFQVWINLDIFPVVWPDEVLFFSPSLSFATEGHLQTNVLNGLIPGMESKTLWMPPLYFLFSGLTLTVFPDSLTTVRIANAFIVYLTGLGFYILLRRQSVSEFASQIALASLLWEPLLFRFGTAARMEGLTAFFFILSLLFATNKRFTNLWSPLFAGIALSLSSLSHPIGASFGLVTLFLVWRNFGIRSFPWFILGGILPILCWLYYIHPNWDWFEIQFGAQLTRKRNLLQTFTLIDKLKVFSFGFGFSKVRLFVIAIQLTSLVFVAYRSLKEFKTLNQKWIVFWIWIFSVLLSLYTSSEGWYVFHILFPLAFGMALLCDTKGFYSKIAFFGIILSLSSLLYTNHIHWFRTESKQILESHFQHLEMSLKNSKFVYLQALPDPYFDLRKKRPDLNILEFIPGELDIPSEAYIKTIQSRDSFVFYDDQLINHVIKDILKKSAWNREEWEIPVPSNHWLHYKTIVYTKK